From one Desulfurobacterium thermolithotrophum DSM 11699 genomic stretch:
- a CDS encoding cytochrome c3 family protein, whose amino-acid sequence MKKAILLLGIVLSLNSNTFASECGGKGYTGKDSRYCLKCHSGCPIVHPVKGILVGETECIKVPLGFPLKNRRLTCTTCHDMNSNNKDFLRSSKPIKNKMDFCFECHNPACYKKFNPHEVIASNLPKKEKLKACIYCHGVGAKLEAYNSCVGCHTKTPHLGVLEHMLAPREEVEKLVKDKKKVIDIVSIKDLDPRLDEATLELRKSHVILVKGKIECITCHNPHPQIAISTKAMDEVWREIEKRDIEYKLKKLYGIIKEYKINFQGTKFMSQSLRGGQLCQNCHPINLLK is encoded by the coding sequence ATGAAGAAAGCTATATTGCTATTAGGTATAGTATTGAGCTTAAATAGTAATACTTTTGCTTCTGAATGTGGAGGAAAAGGATACACTGGTAAGGATAGTCGTTACTGTCTTAAGTGTCATTCTGGCTGCCCTATTGTTCATCCTGTAAAAGGAATTCTTGTTGGGGAGACTGAATGCATAAAAGTACCTTTAGGATTTCCATTGAAGAATAGAAGGTTAACTTGTACAACTTGTCATGATATGAACTCAAATAATAAAGACTTTCTGAGATCTTCTAAGCCTATAAAGAATAAAATGGATTTTTGTTTCGAGTGTCACAATCCAGCGTGTTATAAGAAATTTAATCCTCACGAAGTTATAGCTTCAAATCTACCAAAAAAAGAAAAGTTAAAAGCATGTATTTACTGCCATGGCGTTGGTGCAAAGCTTGAAGCTTATAACTCGTGTGTTGGATGTCATACAAAAACTCCTCATCTTGGAGTTTTAGAGCATATGCTTGCTCCTAGAGAAGAAGTAGAAAAACTTGTTAAGGATAAAAAGAAGGTAATAGACATTGTAAGTATAAAAGACTTAGATCCTCGTCTTGATGAAGCAACATTAGAGTTAAGAAAGTCTCATGTTATCCTTGTAAAAGGAAAAATAGAGTGTATAACATGTCATAATCCTCATCCTCAGATTGCAATTTCAACTAAAGCGATGGATGAAGTGTGGAGAGAAATAGAAAAAAGAGATATAGAATATAAACTTAAAAAACTTTATGGTATTATAAAAGAATACAAAATTAACTTTCAAGGCACAAAATTTATGAGTCAAAGTTTAAGGGGTGGGCAACTATGTCAAAATTGCCACCCCATTAACTTGCTTAAGTAG
- a CDS encoding multiheme c-type cytochrome: MRRYLIAAFLISTVAVAAENPLLTAPSNNASEWSKKLKDFEKPEMPDLKEYPKPFHSPNSYKYRVNDVCVECHTFAAHKKDEKYAPFYNAHSTFMSCNTCHFVKEGVTYKWAEIVDGKVVLKEKGDFYGLRYIQAGDRVMLSGQDSTAKIVPVYKGVPVEIPLEGNESLLKDVKAIASMHNALSNEPLRCDDCHRRNGKMDFTALWFSPDRVDDLEKNEVVEGLKEYKVIHFPKFIWQE; the protein is encoded by the coding sequence ATGAGAAGATATCTGATAGCTGCTTTTCTAATATCAACAGTGGCGGTGGCTGCTGAGAATCCTCTTCTTACGGCTCCGTCTAACAATGCTAGTGAATGGAGTAAGAAATTAAAAGATTTTGAAAAGCCAGAAATGCCTGATCTAAAAGAATACCCTAAGCCTTTTCACTCTCCTAATAGCTATAAATACAGAGTAAATGATGTTTGCGTGGAGTGTCATACATTTGCAGCACATAAAAAAGATGAAAAGTATGCTCCTTTCTATAATGCTCATTCAACATTTATGAGCTGCAATACTTGTCATTTTGTTAAAGAAGGAGTTACATATAAATGGGCCGAAATAGTAGATGGAAAAGTTGTTCTAAAAGAAAAAGGTGACTTTTATGGACTTAGATACATTCAGGCTGGTGATAGAGTAATGCTCTCAGGCCAGGACAGCACTGCCAAAATAGTTCCTGTTTATAAAGGTGTTCCTGTTGAGATTCCTTTAGAAGGAAATGAAAGTTTACTAAAAGATGTTAAAGCTATTGCCAGTATGCATAATGCTCTTTCTAATGAGCCTCTTAGATGTGATGATTGTCACAGAAGAAATGGAAAAATGGATTTTACAGCTTTATGGTTTAGTCCTGATAGAGTAGATGATCTTGAAAAAAATGAAGTTGTTGAAGGTTTGAAAGAATACAAAGTAATTCATTTTCCAAAATTCATTTGGCAGGAGTAG
- a CDS encoding cytochrome c3 family protein produces the protein MAAKKPSEDPGLAPDVNNETDFRGNVAYDMDQGTPDKVFTCASCHSGGIMEFDRDSGKRHDEVSDWDDAKDGTGFFSNATYSDSEVDGDAFSYTPDEYSRGYLGKPHKFNWKKSGVLDTDCFLCHADRGQNKSVQSGMWTADNPTPANPRVFIFEKKDAEGKVVEISLGFPPSLNSTEISNNYTIDSVAFYSNPLERIINLYYNEEITNCLENINAADNMTLRTIVVSQLTEAIRKGDLYSPDYNINIVNPADNSTICTMNNTTAPALGNFTSTFFIDPGAPNFSARDYLRNAFFESTVEGQPYVGAGMFLRATTINDMFSYNPMDTSNPKPFVNLGRAGFFFGWADTGTLMGVAHPDDPSKPLAFVKLEKQEDGTFKAVAYYATDADLSSVKLPILETSGHYTLCKADSSKEAGVSKSLPADRKDDELTLMCAQCHFAIPDEGNRWFDMNGKSHPSWYVRRGIIGMGADVVKRAAVFSRETEGNTTDAPIFVNPDGTIADPNNATAGLPSGYDVHFAADKGNLSCLSCHGQDNLSDEEKLHHNPHNFLKGNDPAGEVMPALDYNPSLQTCTKCHWGSDAAAAKEHEAYFGPAASVHINSMMCQVCHVPYKTYWSFRFFNDLVGYSSQFDNRFMKFVVDNGNVTMYQFPPEWAIPAFSPSPTYGVNYAFTITQTTNDGGDAIVPMTMIDMDPYRALMRWNDNGTMFGMWATGADPQMKPFLFPWRWAPAIVRRHTIDDNGNDVVKAGLINPITVATWMDASTGRVLFVRELNAAVKGLAVDPTTGKPVGRSTVDPEDPQKEVPAITMAPVSQAQADTGKPAISMKDLNGNDTGMVAAVKLINGKFIYDNDGDMVPEIDSDYEYDAMKEALTQVLNKEDPNHSHNPVIYLGIAPFGVDHGVLPAKYGLGAQKSGPLSCNACHNSDESKNRYSPAVKSGNFNAGRFVTLVPFALPDKAIKESKAYGGWHVPKGVTTVKTPDGREIMGLTQGALAQFESVPVESKEYAAFALVTREGGTVSKEGIVISVSPGAVDVPTIIKVEKAEVPELQSSVLEEASKEGIKTPVLASEILHIHTKTNRFNSPIQITLPYDPTKVTGKVSLFTSEDGKTWTKIGDFDVDSNNPYVTFSRSTLSYFAIVGTASTESYPQTTTTTATGGGGCSIAPAVSPISGILNFFLMALGALGLRFRRKKH, from the coding sequence TTGGCGGCAAAGAAACCATCTGAAGATCCAGGTTTAGCACCTGACGTAAATAACGAAACAGATTTTAGAGGTAATGTTGCTTACGATATGGATCAGGGAACACCGGATAAAGTATTTACCTGTGCTTCTTGTCACTCTGGTGGAATTATGGAGTTTGATAGAGATTCAGGGAAAAGACATGATGAAGTATCAGACTGGGATGATGCTAAAGATGGAACTGGATTCTTCTCAAATGCAACTTACAGCGATAGTGAAGTGGATGGTGACGCATTTTCTTATACTCCAGATGAATACTCAAGAGGTTACTTAGGTAAACCCCATAAGTTTAACTGGAAGAAGTCCGGAGTCCTTGATACAGACTGTTTCTTATGTCATGCTGATAGAGGTCAGAATAAATCTGTTCAGTCTGGTATGTGGACTGCAGACAATCCTACACCTGCTAATCCAAGAGTTTTTATTTTTGAAAAGAAAGATGCAGAAGGAAAAGTTGTTGAAATTTCACTTGGTTTTCCACCAAGTTTAAATTCCACCGAAATTAGTAATAATTACACAATAGACTCAGTGGCGTTTTACTCTAATCCTTTAGAAAGAATAATAAACCTTTATTATAACGAAGAGATTACAAACTGTTTGGAAAATATAAACGCTGCTGATAACATGACATTAAGAACAATCGTAGTTTCTCAGTTAACAGAAGCCATAAGAAAAGGAGACCTTTATAGCCCAGATTACAACATAAACATAGTGAATCCTGCAGATAACTCAACCATCTGTACCATGAATAATACAACTGCTCCAGCTCTTGGTAATTTCACTTCCACTTTCTTCATCGACCCTGGAGCTCCAAACTTCTCTGCAAGAGATTACTTGAGAAATGCTTTCTTTGAATCAACAGTTGAAGGTCAACCATACGTCGGCGCTGGTATGTTCCTTAGAGCTACAACAATAAACGACATGTTCTCTTACAATCCAATGGATACAAGTAATCCAAAGCCGTTCGTAAACCTTGGAAGAGCTGGTTTCTTCTTCGGTTGGGCTGACACTGGAACTTTAATGGGAGTTGCTCATCCCGATGATCCTTCCAAACCTCTGGCTTTTGTAAAACTTGAAAAGCAGGAAGATGGAACGTTTAAGGCTGTTGCTTACTATGCAACGGATGCTGATCTTTCGAGTGTCAAGCTGCCAATTCTTGAAACGAGTGGACACTATACTCTCTGTAAAGCAGATAGTTCAAAAGAAGCTGGAGTTAGCAAATCTTTACCTGCAGATAGGAAAGATGACGAACTTACTCTGATGTGTGCCCAGTGTCACTTTGCAATACCAGATGAGGGCAACAGATGGTTTGATATGAACGGCAAGAGCCACCCATCTTGGTACGTAAGACGTGGAATTATTGGAATGGGTGCTGATGTTGTGAAAAGAGCTGCCGTCTTTAGCAGAGAAACAGAGGGTAATACGACAGATGCTCCAATATTTGTGAATCCAGATGGAACAATAGCTGATCCGAACAACGCTACTGCAGGACTTCCCTCTGGATATGATGTTCACTTTGCAGCAGATAAAGGAAACCTTTCTTGTCTTTCCTGTCACGGTCAAGACAATCTCTCTGATGAAGAAAAATTACATCACAATCCTCATAACTTCTTGAAAGGAAATGATCCTGCAGGTGAGGTAATGCCGGCACTTGACTACAATCCTTCACTTCAGACCTGTACAAAGTGTCACTGGGGTTCTGATGCTGCTGCAGCTAAGGAACACGAAGCTTACTTTGGACCGGCAGCTTCAGTTCACATAAACTCTATGATGTGTCAGGTTTGCCATGTTCCTTATAAAACATACTGGAGCTTTAGATTTTTCAACGATCTTGTAGGTTATTCCAGCCAATTTGACAATAGATTTATGAAGTTTGTAGTGGACAATGGAAATGTAACAATGTATCAGTTCCCACCTGAATGGGCTATTCCTGCATTCTCTCCATCTCCGACTTACGGTGTTAACTATGCCTTTACGATTACTCAGACGACTAATGACGGTGGAGATGCAATTGTTCCTATGACAATGATAGATATGGATCCATATAGAGCTCTAATGAGATGGAATGATAACGGCACTATGTTTGGCATGTGGGCAACAGGTGCTGATCCGCAAATGAAGCCGTTCCTTTTCCCATGGAGATGGGCACCGGCAATAGTAAGGAGACATACAATTGACGATAATGGTAATGATGTCGTAAAAGCAGGTTTAATTAATCCAATTACAGTTGCAACCTGGATGGATGCATCTACAGGAAGAGTTTTATTTGTTAGAGAACTTAATGCTGCTGTTAAAGGATTAGCAGTTGATCCAACTACAGGAAAACCTGTTGGTCGCTCCACAGTTGACCCTGAAGATCCACAAAAAGAAGTTCCAGCAATAACTATGGCTCCAGTTTCTCAAGCTCAAGCTGACACCGGAAAACCTGCTATATCTATGAAAGACTTAAATGGAAACGACACAGGAATGGTAGCAGCAGTTAAGCTAATAAATGGTAAGTTTATTTATGATAACGACGGAGATATGGTGCCAGAAATTGATAGCGATTATGAATACGATGCTATGAAAGAAGCTTTAACACAGGTTCTCAACAAGGAAGATCCAAACCATTCTCATAATCCTGTAATATATTTAGGAATAGCTCCATTTGGTGTTGATCACGGAGTTCTTCCAGCTAAATATGGTCTTGGAGCTCAAAAGTCAGGTCCTCTCTCCTGTAATGCGTGCCACAATTCAGATGAATCAAAGAACAGGTACAGTCCAGCTGTGAAAAGTGGAAACTTTAACGCTGGAAGATTTGTAACTCTTGTTCCATTTGCTCTTCCAGATAAAGCTATTAAAGAATCAAAAGCTTACGGTGGTTGGCATGTGCCAAAAGGAGTTACTACTGTCAAAACTCCAGATGGCAGAGAAATAATGGGATTAACTCAGGGAGCTCTCGCCCAGTTTGAATCTGTTCCAGTTGAAAGCAAGGAATACGCTGCCTTCGCTCTTGTTACAAGAGAAGGAGGAACAGTATCCAAAGAAGGCATAGTAATTTCTGTATCACCTGGAGCTGTAGATGTTCCAACTATAATTAAAGTAGAAAAAGCCGAAGTTCCAGAATTACAGTCTTCCGTGCTAGAAGAAGCATCAAAAGAGGGAATAAAAACTCCTGTACTTGCCTCTGAAATTCTTCATATTCATACAAAAACAAACAGATTTAATTCTCCAATTCAGATAACACTTCCTTATGATCCAACAAAAGTTACTGGAAAGGTTTCCTTATTTACCAGTGAAGATGGAAAAACTTGGACTAAGATTGGAGATTTTGATGTAGACTCTAATAATCCTTACGTTACATTCTCTCGTTCTACACTTAGCTATTTTGCTATTGTAGGAACTGCTTCCACAGAAAGTTATCCTCAAACAACGACAACTACTGCTACTGGTGGAGGTGGATGTTCCATTGCTCCAGCTGTATCCCCAATTTCAGGAATTCTTAACTTTTTCTTAATGGCTCTTGGAGCATTAGGCTTAAGATTTAGAAGAAAGAAACACTAA
- a CDS encoding cytochrome c3 family protein has translation MRKTLAVLLSVLILPSVSEAKLSKTMRQECLVCHENWLLEEKIDSSSLLTTNSIQAADKLMCLSCHDGSLADDRLTFIGFGHFSHPVDKKIPKDFKLPKDFPTKDGKLYCGTCHTPHTKAGSEKKLDYTFMRKQNKNSSLCIDCHKENAAHGMNHPILEDTAGKLTSTEILKIKNIGGKVTKNNEVQCESCHSAHRGKANYALVEPLANSQLCTACHTQELNSKEHVNPRNHKIHVNIPEYMTVTEFIRQRLPQNTVECFTCHKMHKEPNPNLTVLSANELCSSCHTAESPVVHSPHNKDNRGCLMCHTAHKAKTDEYLFAVVPSSTGGYKNYDISSRVCVSCHNGGISKVKVGPATASHRGECTDCHNPHIWDPNNPNKKVSVNAKGTPRNSFLKISSPELCIMCHGKRSVEGTFHDFSGKKIKVKNVLGERVSQAGLCESCHAPHKAVGPYLWGVKLSRSAKIYAKKLGIKDSYSKACLSCHYPGGIGEDIGKISHPVGKKLQAKTDLPLSKTGIMTCSTCHDPHKWTSIEGSKSKAATSFLRVPEWNLCLKCHSNKSGVLINAHSDIKDVNVLGETPDKAGVCAACHVPHRAVGRFLRGIGDFSSKEKEGDFCLECHGKDGIAKDKVMGSSYPDHPMNIENPSKELPGKLITCFTCHDAHSTLEFMLRKSVANDSALCLTCHKGKDTKGTSHDFLKKKILPPQERIKIKERGKCSGCHTPHNPKFKLLWSRDLGEGETINIKMCGSCHTKGGIAGNKTVGEHTHPIGKKVKSPESIKLVEYSGLPLIDQTTGCPVKNGKSGLMDCVTCHNPHNGADKERLIRYPIEGDSKLCISCHTQQARVIGTDHDMRVVNKNFKNVLGKDVLKDGVCSACHVPHRAKDNLLWAIDVKRITDNKLSNYCLTCHSEDGIAKEKSIKYYFHPSKKEGIVIRDMDRPGRSGDWPIYDESGKRVKVGGQITCETCHNPHIWSRWSDRGPGKPVEGNITNSFLRNDQLKGSICVDCHGIEALYRYKFFHSKNVHH, from the coding sequence ATGAGGAAAACCTTAGCAGTTCTGCTTAGTGTTCTTATACTACCTTCTGTTTCTGAAGCTAAGCTCAGTAAGACTATGAGACAGGAATGTCTTGTTTGTCATGAGAATTGGCTTTTAGAAGAAAAAATAGATTCGTCTTCTTTGCTTACCACTAACTCTATTCAAGCTGCAGATAAACTAATGTGTCTTTCTTGTCACGATGGTTCACTTGCAGATGATAGGTTAACATTTATAGGTTTTGGACATTTTTCTCATCCAGTTGATAAGAAAATTCCTAAGGATTTTAAACTACCAAAGGACTTTCCTACAAAAGATGGGAAGCTCTACTGTGGAACGTGTCATACTCCACATACAAAAGCAGGAAGTGAGAAAAAACTTGACTATACTTTTATGAGAAAACAGAATAAAAATTCTTCTCTTTGCATAGACTGTCATAAAGAGAATGCTGCTCATGGAATGAACCACCCTATACTTGAAGATACTGCCGGCAAATTAACTTCAACAGAAATTTTGAAAATTAAGAATATTGGTGGAAAGGTTACCAAAAATAACGAAGTTCAATGTGAATCTTGTCACTCAGCACACAGAGGAAAGGCAAATTATGCTCTTGTTGAACCATTAGCAAATTCTCAGTTATGTACTGCATGCCATACTCAAGAACTTAACAGTAAAGAGCATGTTAACCCAAGAAACCATAAGATTCACGTAAACATTCCAGAGTATATGACTGTAACTGAATTTATTAGACAAAGGCTTCCACAAAATACTGTTGAATGTTTTACATGTCATAAAATGCATAAAGAACCTAATCCTAATTTAACAGTTCTTTCGGCCAATGAACTTTGTTCTTCATGTCATACAGCTGAAAGTCCTGTAGTTCATTCTCCTCATAATAAAGATAATCGCGGTTGTTTAATGTGTCACACTGCACATAAAGCAAAGACCGACGAGTACTTATTTGCTGTAGTACCATCTTCAACTGGAGGATATAAGAATTACGATATAAGTAGTAGAGTGTGTGTTTCCTGCCATAATGGAGGTATTTCAAAGGTAAAAGTTGGTCCGGCAACTGCATCTCACAGAGGGGAATGTACAGATTGTCATAATCCTCATATTTGGGATCCTAATAATCCAAATAAAAAAGTTTCTGTTAATGCAAAAGGAACTCCTCGAAATAGTTTCCTTAAGATCAGTAGTCCTGAACTTTGTATAATGTGTCATGGTAAACGTAGTGTAGAAGGAACTTTCCATGACTTTTCAGGTAAGAAGATAAAGGTTAAGAATGTTTTAGGAGAAAGAGTATCTCAGGCTGGTCTATGTGAATCATGTCATGCTCCTCATAAAGCGGTTGGACCTTATTTATGGGGTGTAAAACTTTCAAGATCTGCAAAGATATATGCTAAAAAGTTAGGCATAAAGGATAGTTACAGTAAAGCTTGCTTGTCTTGTCACTATCCAGGAGGAATAGGAGAAGATATTGGTAAGATTTCTCATCCTGTAGGTAAGAAACTGCAAGCCAAGACTGATTTACCTCTCTCTAAAACAGGAATTATGACATGTAGTACATGTCATGATCCTCACAAGTGGACTTCTATTGAAGGTTCTAAGTCTAAGGCGGCAACCAGCTTCCTACGCGTTCCAGAATGGAACTTATGTCTTAAGTGTCATTCCAATAAGAGTGGAGTCTTAATAAATGCTCACTCAGATATAAAAGATGTTAACGTCTTAGGAGAAACTCCTGATAAAGCTGGTGTATGTGCTGCATGTCATGTTCCTCATAGGGCGGTTGGAAGATTCTTAAGAGGTATTGGAGATTTTTCTTCCAAGGAAAAGGAAGGAGATTTTTGCCTTGAATGTCATGGAAAAGATGGAATAGCTAAAGACAAGGTTATGGGATCTTCTTATCCAGATCATCCTATGAATATTGAAAATCCTTCAAAGGAGCTTCCAGGTAAGCTAATTACCTGTTTTACGTGTCATGATGCTCATTCAACGTTAGAGTTTATGCTTAGAAAGTCAGTTGCTAATGATTCAGCTCTTTGTCTTACTTGTCATAAAGGCAAAGATACAAAGGGAACTTCTCACGATTTTTTGAAAAAAAAAATTTTGCCCCCTCAGGAAAGGATAAAGATAAAGGAGAGAGGTAAGTGTTCTGGTTGTCATACTCCTCATAATCCAAAGTTTAAGCTTTTGTGGAGTAGAGACCTTGGGGAGGGAGAGACCATTAATATCAAAATGTGCGGCTCTTGTCATACTAAAGGAGGTATTGCAGGAAATAAGACAGTAGGAGAACATACACATCCAATAGGAAAAAAAGTTAAATCTCCTGAAAGTATAAAGTTGGTGGAGTATTCAGGATTACCACTTATTGATCAAACAACTGGTTGTCCTGTAAAAAATGGAAAAAGTGGTTTAATGGACTGTGTAACTTGTCACAATCCGCATAATGGAGCAGATAAAGAAAGATTAATCAGGTATCCGATAGAGGGAGATAGTAAACTTTGTATATCTTGTCATACACAACAAGCAAGAGTAATAGGTACTGATCACGATATGAGAGTTGTAAATAAGAATTTTAAAAATGTTCTTGGTAAAGATGTCTTAAAGGATGGAGTTTGTTCTGCATGCCACGTTCCTCATAGAGCAAAAGATAATTTGCTATGGGCTATAGATGTTAAGAGGATTACAGATAATAAACTTTCTAATTATTGTTTAACTTGTCATTCTGAAGATGGAATTGCAAAAGAAAAGAGTATCAAGTACTATTTTCATCCTTCAAAGAAAGAAGGTATAGTTATTAGGGATATGGATAGGCCAGGTAGAAGTGGAGACTGGCCAATCTATGATGAAAGCGGTAAAAGAGTAAAAGTAGGTGGTCAGATAACTTGTGAAACATGTCATAATCCCCATATATGGAGTAGATGGAGTGATAGAGGACCTGGAAAACCAGTGGAGGGAAATATAACAAATAGCTTTTTAAGAAATGATCAATTAAAGGGAAGTATTTGTGTTGATTGTCATGGAATAGAGGCTCTTTATAGATACAAGTTCTTCCACTCCAAAAATGTACATCATTAA
- a CDS encoding formate dehydrogenase subunit gamma, producing the protein MGLWEVIKKRFRIRPEQDKLLIVDGEKIMIQKFTLYQRLLHVGMFATFIWQVITGYPLKFYDTAWAKPLIEILGGVSGEMTIHRISGFIMFSDFLLTVLYVVLLLIVNWDLAKKDFFGYFKLVPGPADVTFIHYVKYLLGFRKVPPDWDEYIWVDKFDFWAVGWGMLAIGITGWILWLPEVFTGYLGLPPETIQIAYLMHSDEATLALGWIALAHMYMVHYGPNKFPMDWIWLSGTASEIEWIEERPRSYRRIIKAVAENEPHLLEKYPFLKERYQFVLEVEKLPEEEMIEKMHEYAHHLLEKEVEGRSA; encoded by the coding sequence ATGGGTCTCTGGGAAGTAATAAAGAAAAGATTCAGAATAAGACCTGAACAAGATAAGCTACTTATCGTCGACGGTGAAAAGATAATGATACAGAAGTTTACTCTGTATCAAAGATTACTTCACGTTGGAATGTTTGCCACCTTCATTTGGCAGGTTATAACTGGATATCCTCTCAAGTTTTATGATACTGCATGGGCAAAGCCATTAATAGAGATTCTTGGTGGTGTTTCCGGAGAAATGACAATTCATAGGATTTCTGGTTTTATAATGTTTAGCGATTTCCTTCTTACAGTTCTTTACGTAGTACTTCTTTTAATTGTTAACTGGGACTTGGCAAAAAAAGACTTTTTTGGTTACTTTAAGCTAGTGCCTGGACCGGCAGATGTTACTTTTATTCATTATGTAAAGTACTTACTTGGTTTTAGGAAGGTTCCGCCAGACTGGGATGAGTATATTTGGGTTGATAAATTTGATTTCTGGGCAGTTGGTTGGGGTATGCTTGCAATTGGTATCACTGGTTGGATACTCTGGCTTCCAGAAGTATTTACTGGCTACCTTGGATTACCTCCTGAAACAATACAGATAGCTTATCTCATGCACTCTGATGAGGCTACATTAGCTCTTGGATGGATTGCCCTTGCTCATATGTACATGGTTCACTATGGTCCTAACAAATTCCCAATGGATTGGATTTGGCTATCCGGAACAGCTTCTGAGATTGAGTGGATAGAGGAAAGACCAAGAAGTTACAGAAGAATCATTAAGGCTGTTGCTGAAAATGAACCACATCTTCTTGAAAAGTATCCATTCTTAAAGGAACGTTATCAATTTGTCCTTGAAGTTGAGAAATTGCCTGAAGAAGAGATGATAGAGAAGATGCACGAATATGCTCATCATCTCCTAGAGAAGGAAGTTGAAGGGAGGAGTGCATAA
- a CDS encoding NHL repeat-containing protein yields MRFLMLFFILIFSVAASAGEIKGDWKFPSDIAVSSNKLYVVDGLNNRIAIYNFNGEHISDIEIDSPFGIYVDKKGFLYVTNQKGIVYVLDSLGNLKEKINVSGRPIDIVKIGNRLFITNGKTNTIDVYSEDGKFIKRLGGKGSAPGYFVGPFMMDRSRNLIYVVDSINARIQEFDKKGNFVRSFGVFGVEEGSLFRPKGVAFCNGNLVVTDGITGSLQLFNIYGAFEKVITKNLYYPTAVACYDKTVFVLEPLKNKVSTFKIQGVK; encoded by the coding sequence ATGAGATTTTTAATGTTGTTCTTCATTTTAATTTTCTCAGTAGCAGCTTCTGCAGGGGAAATAAAAGGAGATTGGAAGTTTCCTTCCGATATTGCTGTTTCTAGTAACAAGTTATATGTGGTTGACGGTTTAAATAATAGAATAGCCATCTATAACTTTAATGGAGAACATATATCAGATATAGAAATTGATTCTCCGTTTGGAATTTACGTTGATAAAAAAGGTTTTCTTTATGTAACAAATCAAAAAGGTATAGTCTACGTTTTGGATAGTCTTGGAAATCTTAAAGAGAAAATTAATGTTAGTGGTAGACCAATAGACATAGTTAAGATAGGAAATAGACTCTTTATAACTAATGGAAAAACAAATACTATAGATGTTTATTCAGAAGATGGAAAGTTTATTAAAAGACTGGGAGGAAAAGGATCTGCACCAGGTTACTTTGTAGGTCCTTTTATGATGGATAGATCAAGGAATCTTATTTATGTGGTTGACTCAATCAACGCAAGAATTCAGGAATTTGATAAAAAAGGAAATTTTGTTAGATCTTTTGGTGTCTTTGGAGTTGAAGAAGGAAGTTTATTTAGACCTAAAGGAGTAGCTTTTTGTAATGGTAATCTAGTTGTAACTGATGGTATAACAGGTTCTCTTCAGCTCTTTAATATATATGGTGCTTTTGAAAAAGTTATTACAAAGAATTTATATTATCCAACAGCTGTAGCCTGTTATGATAAAACCGTTTTTGTACTGGAACCTCTTAAGAATAAAGTTTCTACATTTAAAATTCAAGGGGTTAAATAA